A window of Eucalyptus grandis isolate ANBG69807.140 chromosome 4, ASM1654582v1, whole genome shotgun sequence genomic DNA:
atttttttttgcttggttTAGTTTAGCACTTGCAATATTCCTTCAACACCTAAATTGTAATGTGtgttaattcaaatatttatattattgaatGGAACTAATACGTGAAATGTTAATTCATTTATATTAAACTGCATTTTAAATAACACTTTAACATAAATGCATGCAATTCCTCTTAAATAATGAGGGTAgctattttaatgaaaatgtaaaataagcCAATAAAGGGTTGGTCTAGTGGTAGCATGCTAATCCCACACGGACTTCACCTGCCAATGGGCAAGGGTTCAAATCCTGGCAAAAAGCCATTGTTGGAAGGGAAGAAATCCTTGATGCTCAATCCCCAAAGTAGTTGCGCACTTTAGCCACCATTTTatttaccaaaataaataaatataaaataacttttatttaccATCCAAAATACACCTAGCCACATTATTCTCATCcaacaatttattttatgtagATCTATTCCCATTAAATAATGAGGGTAACTATATTTGAAAATATGTTAAATAGATTTTACTAGTCACTCAAAATATATCTAAgcatattaatattaatatttaacttGATTGGTACAAGAAGTGAAGCATTTTGTATGCTCAATAGAAAGAAACTTTATTCCAATATCCACTTGAATAATCAATGCTATTTAAATACCACCAATCCAAACTAAACCATCGATACTTGAAATTgttaagtgtaaaaaaaaaagagtgcttCTGCATTTCACGAGCACTCCTGTTCATACTATTGATTTACAATACTTTATAACTGCTAAATTATCACATCAATTCAAGAGCTTAATTGCATTATTCTCTAAAGCTAATCAACTCTATCTCGTAAGTTGAGAGTAATTTGCCTAAAATGCATCCAATATAAGAGGCACCAAACATGAATGTAATATATCAGCCTATGCATTTTTACCACTCTAATAGAAGAGTATTAGGTGTATTTACCATGTCAACTATTGCAATACTAACATATTCAGCCTATTAATATATACGATAGTCCATCATCAATTTGATGTATTAAAGTTGACCTTTGATAACAACTAACACAATTTTATCGAATTCAACACAGTATTGTTATTAAAAGGCAATGTCATGACTTTACGTTTTCATCATATTATTAATTCATTATATGCATGCTATTTAGTGCCATAAATATTGCTTTAAGTTTATATTTGTGATGTTCATTTTTTCACACTTGTTTTTTCCAACATCATATCGTGCAAAAGTTTGACAAACATCATGGCCCTTCAAGTAAATTTTCTCATGAAGTCTATACTAAGGCTTCTGCAATGTCTTTGGCCTGAATTATACTTGTTGGGTAGGGGAAGATCTTCATAGGCTCTCTCAATCTTCCTAGTATAAAGCAGAATCCCAATAGTCAGGAGAGGAGCGATAAGTATGCAAGGCAGGCCAACCTCAGGCCAAACAACAAAAAGCATCAGATAAGTGTTCAGTATCAAAGTTGGAGGTGTCATCTCTGAAGTGACCAATAGAATTGAAATCTAGCCTAAGAAATGGCATAAACATCTAGAACTTTTACAAGCATAACCTCGCCAAGGAATAATTGTTTACTTAACCAGCCCATTACTTCCCAAGCAATAATGATTTGCTATCAGTCTACCATCAAATCCCTTTAATAAGAAAAACTGCTATATGAGAAGCAAGAACAAGGAAAGGACTCATTTACTGAATATGACATACCTTATAgctaaatatttgatttgaacAGACAAGACATTGACAATATATTCGATTGGGAAGACACCAAATATACTAAAGTGCAAAACCACATCTATATCTCCATTGCAAAGGCTATGCAAACattgctttgaagaatttgagagcTCTACAAATGAATCTTGAACCTTGTCAGTTAAACCAGCATCTCCGGGTACTAGTCCAGGCATTTGAGGAACTCCTAGAGCTGGAGGGAAGAATTGAGTAGTGCGATCTTCAAATGCCAAAGAGTTACCAAAAGCattatataaaacaaatgaataattacTTTccagttaaaaaataaaaaggtgaaaaaataTGAGATCAAAGCTAAAGAGTCAAACAAATCAACAAGTTACAGATGACGCCAAACATACACATCCAAAAAATCTTCCATAAACCCATACTAATGGTGTTGGACTGTGAAATAAGATTCTAAGTTTGAAAAAGAAGTATTTAAGAACACCACACTAAAATAACTACTTAACTGCAAACGAAGCATTATGAAAGGTGTGAGCCATAAGATATCTGCTATTGGTAATAAAGATCACGAAATCGTACCAACTTTTAAGTTGAAAGATGCCATACTCCATTCACTTGGGCATCCTCCTCCCAGCTGAGACACACCCCAACTGCCATACTTCAAGCTTCTCAAGAGTTTTCCATTCTGCTTCATATTTATACCCTGTTAGAATGATTATACCACAGTGTGCATAACTGCTGCAAGCACTAGCATGTCAAAAGCAGCACCCTGCACATTTATAGTTCCATAAAGACAGCTACTTTGGTAAGTAACATTTATTATGTATAAACTTCTCTTCTCAGCAATTCTTGTGGATCCATAAGTGCTATATTAGATTTGAATCAGATTTCGGATCCATCTATATTGATTGACTGCAATCCAAGAAGTGGATGATTAGTCATAAACTGGTAGAAATCTCAAAGAAACAGAATTGCAGCATCCTCAGCCATGTACTCAGCCATTCTACTCATGACCAAGCCGCTATGGCTTGATAAAAACATAACCAGTTATTTACAAACTTTTCCACCCACAAGCATAATTGAGGCACGCACAAATCCCATCATCTAAGGGTCACCTAAATTATTACCTTCCTAATTTGACTGAACTGAACAAATTTATAACAATTGAAAGAAGctattaattttcatgaaaatgagcATCTCATGAATGAATGCTTCAGTACAACACCTTCCACCTAGACCATAGATGTAGATTCTCACCACAAGCTGGACCCCAGCACACACTATCCTGTAATTTGTCGTTGACAATTGAAATAGTCTCAACCATCGATGATAACATTAGCAGcgaagtaaaaatattttcctacatGAGAATGCAATTGAGCACATCAATAAGATTCAACTCCTAAAGTATATAAATCTATTAAATGAGCATATTAATTATGTATGATGTGTGATTAAAGTAACTCACTGCTGATTTCACTGATTAGATATGAGTCAATCAATTTCCTTGATTCATAATTTAACGCATGTATCAAACAATGTAACGTCAAAAACATTTCACGGCTTTGATATAGGACTGATTCCCAcaataaagaataaatatttaAGCATCACACGC
This region includes:
- the LOC104432008 gene encoding anaphase-promoting complex subunit 4-like: MASFNLKVDRTTQFFPPALGVPQMPGLVPGDAGLTDKVQDSFVELSNSSKQCLHSLCNGDIDVVLHFSIFGVFPIEYIVNVLSVQIKYLAIRYVIFSK